In a genomic window of Kluyveromyces marxianus DMKU3-1042 DNA, complete genome, chromosome 7:
- the RPS29 gene encoding 40S ribosomal protein uS14 — MDMRLRSILIIFGSFVNKMAHENVWYSHPRKFGKGSRQCRISGSHSGLIRKYGLNIDRQSFREKANDIGFYKYR, encoded by the exons ATGGATATGCGTTTAAGAAGCATTCTAATTATATTTGGAAGCTTCGTGAAC AAAATGGCTCACGAAAACGTTTGGTACTCCCACCCAAGAAAGTTCGGTAAGGGTTCTCGTCAATGTCGTATTTCCGGCTCCCACTCTGGTTTGATCAGAAAGTACGGTTTGAACATTGATCGTCAATCTTTCAGAGAAAAGGCTAACGACATCGGTTTCTACAAGTACCGTTAA